From the genome of Pseudomonas yamanorum, one region includes:
- the rpoE gene encoding RNA polymerase sigma factor RpoE has translation MLTQEEDQQLVERVQRGDKRAFDLLVLKYQHKILGLIVRFVHDTHEAQDVAQEAFIKAYRALGNFRGDSAFYTWLYRIAINTAKNYLVSRGRRPPDSDVSSEDAEFYDGDHGLKDLESPERALLRDEIEGTVHRTIQQLPEDLRTALTLREFDGLSYEDIASVMQCPVGTVRSRIFRAREAIDKALQPLLQEN, from the coding sequence ATGCTAACCCAGGAAGAGGATCAGCAGCTGGTCGAGCGCGTTCAACGCGGTGACAAGCGGGCATTTGATCTGCTAGTGCTGAAATACCAGCACAAAATTCTCGGGTTGATCGTGCGGTTTGTGCACGACACCCATGAAGCGCAGGACGTTGCACAGGAAGCCTTTATCAAGGCGTACCGTGCACTCGGTAATTTTCGCGGTGATAGTGCGTTTTACACGTGGCTCTACCGCATCGCCATTAACACGGCGAAGAACTATCTGGTTTCACGCGGTCGCCGCCCGCCGGATAGTGATGTTAGTTCGGAAGATGCTGAATTTTATGATGGTGATCACGGCCTCAAAGATCTCGAGTCGCCGGAGCGTGCATTGCTGCGCGACGAGATCGAAGGAACCGTCCATCGCACTATTCAACAACTGCCAGAAGATTTGCGTACCGCGTTAACTTTACGTGAATTCGATGGTCTGAGTTACGAAGACATTGCGAGCGTCATGCAATGTCCGGTGGGTACCGTACGTTCCCGGATTTTCCGGGCTCGGGAAGCCATCGATAAAGCCCTGCAGCCGTTGTTGCAGGAAAACTGA
- the nadB gene encoding L-aspartate oxidase — translation MSQQFQHDVLVIGSGAAGLSLALTLPSHLRIAVLSKGDLANGSTFWAQGGVAAVLDDTDTVQSHVEDTLNAGGGLCNEEAVRFTVEHSREAIQWLIDQGVPFTRDEHSGTDDGGFEFHLTREGGHSHRRIIHAADATGAAIFKTLLDQARQRPNIELLEQRVAVDLITEKRLGLSGERCLGAYVLNRASGEVDTYGARFTILASGGAAKVYLYTSNPDGACGDGIAMAWRSGCRVANLEFNQFHPTCLYHPQAKSFLITEALRGEGAHLKLPNGERFMQRFDPRAELAPRDIVARAIDHEMKRLGIDCVYLDISHKPEAFIKTHFPTVYERCLAFNIDITKGPIPVVPAAHYTCGGVMVDQHGRTDVPGLYAIGETSFTGLHGANRMASNSLLECFVYARSAAADILEQLPRIPVPAALPRWDASQVTDSDEDVIIAHNWDELRRFMWDYVGIVRTNKRLARAQHRVRLLLDEIDEFYSNYKVSRDLIELRNLAQVAELMIRSAMERKESRGLHYTLDYPQMLPEARDTILVPTTYGG, via the coding sequence ATGAGCCAACAGTTTCAACACGATGTCCTGGTGATTGGCAGCGGCGCCGCGGGCTTGAGCCTTGCACTGACGCTGCCGAGCCACCTGCGCATAGCCGTTCTGAGCAAGGGCGACCTGGCCAATGGCTCGACATTCTGGGCCCAAGGCGGTGTCGCCGCGGTGCTGGATGACACCGACACCGTGCAATCCCATGTCGAAGACACCCTGAATGCCGGCGGAGGCCTGTGCAATGAAGAAGCCGTGCGCTTTACCGTCGAGCACAGCCGCGAAGCCATCCAATGGCTGATCGACCAAGGCGTGCCCTTCACCCGGGATGAACATTCCGGCACCGACGACGGCGGCTTCGAGTTCCACCTGACCCGCGAAGGCGGCCACAGCCATCGACGGATCATCCACGCCGCCGACGCCACCGGCGCCGCAATCTTCAAGACCCTGCTCGACCAAGCGCGGCAACGCCCCAACATCGAACTACTGGAACAGCGGGTCGCCGTCGACCTCATTACCGAAAAACGCCTGGGCCTGTCGGGCGAACGCTGCCTCGGCGCCTATGTACTCAACCGCGCCAGCGGCGAAGTCGACACCTACGGCGCCCGCTTCACGATTCTCGCCTCGGGCGGCGCAGCAAAGGTTTACCTCTACACCAGCAACCCCGACGGCGCCTGCGGTGATGGCATCGCCATGGCCTGGCGTTCCGGCTGCCGGGTGGCGAACCTGGAGTTCAACCAGTTCCACCCCACCTGCCTGTATCACCCGCAAGCCAAGAGTTTCCTGATCACCGAAGCCCTGCGGGGCGAAGGCGCGCACCTGAAACTGCCCAACGGCGAACGCTTCATGCAGCGCTTCGACCCACGAGCCGAGCTGGCCCCACGAGACATCGTCGCCCGGGCCATCGACCATGAAATGAAGCGCCTGGGCATCGACTGCGTCTACCTGGACATCAGCCACAAGCCCGAAGCCTTCATCAAGACCCATTTCCCAACAGTGTACGAGCGCTGCCTGGCGTTCAACATCGACATCACCAAAGGCCCGATCCCGGTCGTGCCGGCGGCGCACTACACCTGCGGCGGCGTGATGGTCGACCAGCACGGGCGCACCGACGTACCCGGCCTGTACGCCATCGGCGAAACCAGCTTCACCGGCCTGCACGGTGCCAACCGCATGGCCAGCAACTCGCTGCTGGAATGTTTCGTATACGCCCGCTCCGCCGCCGCCGACATCCTTGAACAACTGCCGCGCATCCCGGTGCCGGCTGCCCTGCCCCGCTGGGACGCCAGCCAGGTCACCGATTCGGACGAAGACGTGATCATCGCTCACAACTGGGACGAGCTGCGGCGCTTCATGTGGGACTACGTGGGGATCGTGCGCACCAACAAACGCCTGGCGCGGGCGCAACACCGGGTTCGGCTGCTGCTGGATGAGATCGACGAATTCTACAGCAACTATAAAGTCAGCCGCGACCTGATCGAGCTGCGCAACCTGGCCCAGGTGGCGGAACTGATGATCCGCTCGGCCATGGAACGCAAGGAGAGCCGGGGCCTGCATTACACCCTCGACTACCCGCAAATGCTGCCCGAAGCGCGCGACACTATTCTGGTGCCAACCACCTACGGCGGCTGA
- the ygfZ gene encoding CAF17-like 4Fe-4S cluster assembly/insertion protein YgfZ, which produces MADSAFFCPLSHEGVLAVRGSDAAKFLQGQLTCNLNYLSDTQASLGARCTQKGRMQSSFRILLQGDGVLLAMATELLEPQLADLKKYAVFSKSKLTDESAAWVRFGVSDADQVLASLGLELPAETDSVVRSDDLITIRVSPGRAELWAPAAQAETLHSQLAGQLNEGELNQWLLGQIRAGIGQVMPQTRELFIPQMLNLQAIGGVSFKKGCYTGQEIVARMQYLGKLKRRLYRLSLAASELPEPGTPLFSPTHNSAIGEVVIAARADQGIELLAVLQAEAAESGDVHVGTLEGPGLQLLDLPYQLDRDREIQR; this is translated from the coding sequence ATGGCTGACTCTGCTTTCTTCTGCCCCCTGTCCCACGAAGGCGTTCTTGCCGTCCGCGGCTCCGACGCTGCCAAGTTCCTCCAGGGACAACTGACCTGCAACCTCAACTACCTGAGTGACACCCAGGCCAGCCTGGGCGCACGCTGCACCCAAAAGGGGCGCATGCAGTCGAGCTTCCGCATTCTGCTGCAAGGCGATGGCGTGCTGCTGGCCATGGCGACCGAACTGCTGGAGCCGCAACTGGCGGACCTGAAAAAGTACGCCGTGTTCTCCAAATCCAAACTTACCGACGAAAGCGCCGCCTGGGTGCGCTTCGGTGTATCGGATGCGGATCAGGTACTGGCCAGCCTCGGCCTCGAGCTACCCGCCGAGACCGACAGCGTGGTGCGCAGTGACGACTTGATCACCATCCGCGTATCGCCAGGCCGCGCCGAACTCTGGGCCCCCGCCGCCCAGGCTGAAACGCTGCACAGCCAACTCGCCGGGCAATTGAACGAAGGTGAACTGAACCAGTGGTTGCTGGGCCAGATCCGTGCCGGCATCGGCCAGGTCATGCCTCAGACCCGCGAACTGTTCATCCCGCAAATGCTCAACCTGCAAGCCATCGGCGGCGTCAGCTTCAAGAAAGGCTGCTACACCGGCCAGGAAATCGTCGCGCGCATGCAGTACCTGGGCAAACTCAAGCGCCGCCTGTACCGCCTGAGCCTGGCTGCCAGTGAACTGCCGGAGCCAGGCACCCCACTGTTTTCCCCGACTCACAACAGTGCAATTGGCGAGGTGGTCATTGCCGCCCGTGCCGACCAAGGGATTGAACTTCTAGCGGTGCTGCAAGCCGAAGCAGCAGAGAGTGGCGATGTGCATGTAGGCACGCTGGAAGGCCCGGGCCTTCAGTTGCTCGACCTGCCCTACCAACTGGACCGTGATCGCGAGATCCAGCGCTGA
- a CDS encoding HDOD domain-containing protein, whose product MNMLAEKVQQALVVAIDNDDLVLPTLPEVALKIRQAAEDPDISISHLSKVISRDTALSARLIKVVNSPLLRATQEVTDLHTAITRLGTNYSSNLSIGLVMEQIFHARSDVVEQKMRDVWRRSLEVAGVSYALCRNHSQLKPDQAALGGLVHQIGVLPILTYAEDHYELLADPVSLNHVIESIHPLLGDKLLRRWDFPEMLVNLPGQYLDLERDSERLDYIDLVQVAVLYCHRNTDHPLASVPLSTLPAIKKLRLDPHSDALRAELDEARSMFY is encoded by the coding sequence ATGAACATGCTGGCGGAAAAAGTCCAACAGGCGTTGGTTGTGGCCATCGATAACGATGACCTGGTTCTGCCAACGTTGCCGGAAGTAGCCCTGAAGATTCGTCAGGCCGCCGAAGACCCGGACATCAGTATCAGCCATCTAAGCAAAGTGATCAGCCGCGATACCGCCTTGTCGGCGCGGCTGATCAAAGTGGTCAACAGCCCGCTGTTGCGCGCGACCCAGGAAGTCACTGACCTGCACACCGCCATCACCCGGTTGGGCACCAACTACAGCAGTAACCTGTCGATCGGGCTGGTGATGGAACAGATCTTCCACGCCCGTTCCGACGTGGTCGAACAGAAGATGCGCGACGTGTGGCGACGCAGCCTGGAAGTGGCCGGCGTGAGCTACGCGCTGTGCCGCAACCACAGCCAGTTGAAGCCTGACCAGGCGGCCCTCGGCGGCTTGGTGCACCAGATTGGCGTGCTGCCGATCCTGACCTACGCCGAAGATCACTATGAGCTGCTGGCTGACCCCGTCAGCCTCAACCACGTGATTGAAAGCATCCACCCGCTGCTGGGGGACAAACTGCTGCGACGTTGGGACTTCCCGGAAATGCTGGTGAACCTGCCAGGGCAATACCTCGACCTGGAGCGCGACTCCGAGCGCCTGGACTATATCGACCTGGTGCAGGTCGCCGTGCTGTATTGCCACCGCAACACCGACCATCCGCTCGCCAGCGTGCCGCTATCGACGCTGCCTGCAATCAAGAAACTGCGCCTCGACCCGCACAGCGACGCCTTGCGTGCCGAGCTGGATGAAGCGCGGTCGATGTTTTACTGA
- a CDS encoding FAD assembly factor SdhE, translating into MVEDVELNRLYWHSRRGMLELDVLLVPFVREVYPHLNDVDRDCYRKLLECEDQDMFGWFMERAESEDPELQRMVRMILDRVQPK; encoded by the coding sequence ATGGTCGAAGATGTAGAACTCAATCGCCTCTACTGGCACAGCCGCCGCGGCATGCTTGAGCTGGATGTGTTGCTGGTACCGTTCGTCAGGGAGGTCTATCCGCACCTCAACGACGTCGACCGCGACTGCTACCGCAAGCTGCTGGAATGCGAAGATCAGGACATGTTCGGCTGGTTCATGGAACGCGCCGAATCGGAAGACCCGGAGCTGCAGCGCATGGTTCGGATGATTCTGGATCGTGTCCAGCCCAAGTAA
- a CDS encoding protein YgfX has translation MSSPSNTFECRWHASGQLLAVYLFAQAFALGALWFLDVPPWIAAFGASLCLAHAGWVLPRHLLLTHRSSIRGLRRDEEGWQLWSAARGWHRVQLRPDSLALPLIVVLRFRVQGDWQVRSICVPRDSQATDVHRRLRVRLKFSRRRWLAPE, from the coding sequence GTGTCCAGCCCAAGTAATACGTTCGAATGCCGCTGGCATGCCTCCGGGCAGTTGCTGGCGGTTTATCTTTTCGCCCAGGCGTTCGCATTGGGTGCGTTGTGGTTTCTAGACGTTCCCCCGTGGATTGCTGCCTTTGGCGCCTCGTTGTGCCTGGCCCATGCAGGTTGGGTGTTGCCGCGTCATCTGCTGCTGACTCACCGTTCGTCGATTCGTGGCCTGCGTCGCGATGAGGAGGGCTGGCAGCTGTGGAGCGCCGCACGTGGCTGGCACCGCGTGCAACTGCGCCCCGACAGCCTGGCGTTGCCGTTGATCGTGGTACTGCGCTTTCGGGTGCAGGGTGACTGGCAGGTACGTTCGATCTGCGTGCCGCGGGATTCGCAGGCGACCGATGTGCATCGTCGCCTGCGGGTACGCTTGAAGTTCAGCCGCCGTAGGTGGTTGGCACCAGAATAG
- a CDS encoding sensor histidine kinase, with protein MHKPSSLRWRLLWNLALLLVVLMLASGLSAYWNGREAADTAYDRTLLASARTIAAGLSHRDGTLSADVPYVALDTFAYDSAGRIYYQVNDIHQKLISGYENLPGPPPGTPRTDDYPALARFYNAKYQGQNVRVVSLLKAVSEPNMNGMAEIRVAETDEARVAMARSLMADTLLRLGMLAVGALLLVWFAVSAALRPLERLRTAVEERQPDDLRPLPLVEVQHELGPLVRALNHFTERLRGQFERQAQFIADAAHELRTPLAALKARLELGLRAEDPATWRTTLETAAQGTDRLTHLANQLLSLARIENGARAIAEGGAQLLDLSQLARELGMAMAPLAHARGVALALEADEPVWLRGEPTLLNELLSNLVDNALAHTPPGGNVILRVTAPAVLEVEDDGPGIPLDERDRVFERFYRRSQQGLGSGLGLAIVGEICRAHLAQISLHDGELAGLKVRVSFIAG; from the coding sequence ATGCATAAGCCCAGCAGCCTGCGCTGGCGCCTGCTGTGGAACCTGGCGCTGTTGCTGGTGGTGTTGATGCTCGCCAGCGGCTTGAGCGCTTACTGGAATGGGCGCGAGGCGGCCGACACGGCTTACGACCGCACGCTGCTGGCCTCGGCGCGGACCATTGCGGCCGGCCTGTCCCATCGCGACGGGACCTTGAGTGCCGACGTGCCGTACGTGGCCCTGGATACGTTCGCCTACGACAGCGCCGGACGGATTTACTACCAGGTCAACGATATTCACCAGAAGCTGATTTCCGGCTACGAGAACCTGCCGGGCCCGCCGCCGGGCACGCCGCGCACCGATGACTATCCGGCGCTGGCGCGCTTTTATAACGCCAAGTATCAGGGCCAGAACGTGCGAGTGGTCAGCCTGCTCAAGGCCGTCTCCGAACCGAACATGAATGGCATGGCGGAGATACGTGTGGCCGAAACCGATGAGGCGCGGGTCGCCATGGCTCGCAGCCTGATGGCCGATACTTTGCTGCGCCTGGGGATGTTGGCTGTCGGCGCGTTGTTGTTGGTGTGGTTTGCCGTGAGTGCAGCGTTGCGGCCATTGGAGCGTTTGCGCACGGCCGTGGAAGAGCGCCAGCCCGATGACCTTCGGCCATTGCCGCTGGTGGAAGTGCAGCATGAGTTGGGTCCGCTGGTTCGGGCGCTCAACCATTTCACTGAACGCCTGCGCGGGCAGTTCGAGCGCCAGGCGCAGTTTATTGCCGACGCCGCCCATGAGCTGCGTACACCGCTGGCGGCCCTCAAAGCCCGCCTGGAGCTCGGCTTGCGGGCCGAAGACCCGGCCACCTGGCGCACGACCCTGGAAACCGCCGCCCAGGGCACTGATCGCCTGACTCACCTGGCCAATCAATTACTGTCGCTGGCTCGCATCGAAAACGGTGCCCGGGCGATTGCCGAAGGCGGGGCCCAGTTGCTGGACTTGAGCCAGCTGGCTCGCGAACTGGGCATGGCCATGGCGCCGCTGGCCCATGCACGTGGCGTAGCCCTGGCCCTGGAAGCCGATGAGCCAGTGTGGCTGCGAGGCGAGCCGACCCTGTTGAACGAGTTGTTGAGCAACCTGGTGGACAACGCCTTGGCCCACACGCCGCCGGGTGGCAACGTGATCCTGCGGGTGACGGCGCCAGCGGTGCTTGAGGTGGAAGACGACGGCCCGGGAATCCCGCTGGATGAGCGGGATCGGGTATTCGAGCGGTTCTATCGGCGCAGTCAGCAGGGCTTGGGTTCGGGCTTGGGGCTGGCGATTGTCGGTGAGATCTGTCGGGCACATCTGGCGCAGATCAGCTTGCATGATGGTGAGTTGGCGGGGTTGAAGGTGCGGGTCAGTTTTATTGCGGGGTAA
- a CDS encoding sigma-E factor negative regulatory protein: MSRDALQESLSAVMDNEADELELRRVLNAFDDAETRDTWSRYQVARAVMHKDLLIPRLDIAAAVSAALADEAVPAKAARGPWRSLGRLAVAASVTVAVLAGVRLYNQDEIAGAELAQQTQQPVMAGPQVKGPAVLAGYKESSDTTGPMANGVLQGQSGWQDQRLPGYLRQHAQESALKGTESALPYARAASLENR, from the coding sequence ATGAGTCGTGATGCCCTGCAGGAATCGCTGTCCGCAGTGATGGATAACGAAGCGGATGAACTGGAACTTCGTCGAGTGCTTAATGCATTTGATGATGCCGAAACCCGTGATACCTGGTCTCGTTACCAAGTCGCTCGGGCGGTGATGCACAAGGATCTTCTAATCCCTCGTCTGGATATTGCTGCGGCCGTTTCTGCTGCGTTGGCTGATGAAGCCGTTCCGGCAAAAGCTGCTCGCGGTCCTTGGCGTAGCCTTGGCCGTCTGGCAGTCGCTGCTTCGGTGACCGTCGCTGTTCTGGCAGGTGTTCGCCTGTACAACCAGGACGAAATCGCCGGTGCCGAACTGGCCCAGCAGACCCAGCAACCGGTCATGGCCGGTCCGCAGGTCAAGGGTCCAGCCGTACTGGCCGGCTACAAGGAAAGCTCCGATACCACCGGGCCTATGGCCAACGGTGTACTTCAAGGGCAATCCGGCTGGCAAGATCAGCGTCTTCCTGGCTACCTGCGCCAACACGCACAGGAATCGGCCTTGAAAGGCACTGAAAGCGCTCTGCCATACGCTCGTGCTGCAAGCCTGGAAAACCGCTAG
- a CDS encoding response regulator — MRVLLVEDHLQLAESVAQALKSTGLTVDVLHDGVAADLALSSEEYAVAILDVGLPRMDGFEVLARLRARGKNLPVLMLTARSDVKDRVHGLNLGADDYLAKPFELTELEARVKALLRRSVLGGERQQACGVLIYDLDTRRFTLGGELLTLTSREQAVLEALIARPGRVMSKEQLASQVFGLDEEASPDAIEIYVHRLRKKLDGQPVAIVTFRGLGYLLEARDA; from the coding sequence ATGCGTGTCCTTCTGGTCGAAGACCATTTGCAGCTAGCCGAAAGTGTCGCCCAGGCGCTCAAGAGCACGGGTTTGACCGTCGACGTGTTGCACGATGGGGTGGCGGCGGACCTGGCCTTGAGCAGCGAGGAATACGCGGTGGCGATCCTTGATGTGGGCCTGCCGCGCATGGACGGTTTTGAGGTATTGGCGCGGTTGCGGGCCCGCGGTAAAAATCTGCCGGTGCTGATGTTGACCGCTCGCAGTGATGTGAAAGACCGGGTGCACGGCCTCAACCTGGGGGCGGATGACTACCTGGCCAAGCCATTCGAACTGACGGAACTGGAAGCCCGAGTCAAAGCCCTGCTGCGCCGTAGCGTGCTGGGCGGTGAGCGGCAGCAGGCGTGTGGCGTGCTGATTTACGACCTGGATACGCGGCGCTTCACCCTGGGTGGCGAACTGCTGACCCTGACCTCCCGCGAGCAGGCGGTGCTTGAGGCGCTGATTGCACGCCCGGGCCGGGTGATGAGCAAGGAACAACTGGCCTCCCAGGTGTTCGGCCTGGATGAAGAGGCCAGCCCCGACGCCATCGAAATCTACGTGCATCGCCTGCGCAAGAAACTCGATGGCCAGCCGGTGGCCATCGTCACCTTCCGTGGCCTGGGGTACTTGCTGGAAGCTCGCGATGCATAA